From Thermococcus sp.:
GAGTCCAAAAAGCTAGAAAAGAAAGGAGCGTTTTAACTTCCGGAAGTCTAATAAACCCACACGGCAGAAGCTGGACGGTGAGACCATGAAAGCCGAAAGATGGGATGGTGTTTACTCCTTCGAGGACAGCCCCTTCATTATGGAGATATTAACGGGGCTGAGGGACGAGAGAACCGGGCCGATAGCCTTCAGAAAGGGTCTCGTAAAGCTCGGCCGTTACATGGCCTACGAGATAACGAAGACAATGGAAGTCGAAAGGGTTCCCGTTAAGACACCCCTTGAGGAGACGGAGGGGGTAATTGTAAAGGACAGGCGTAACGTGGTGATAATAACCGTCCTCCGCGCGGCGATACCGCTTATGGAGGGCCTCATCAAGGTTCTTGACCATGCGCGGGTTGGCATCGTCTCGGCCTCGCGCGGAAAAGCGCCGAAGTTCGAGATAGAGATGAACTACGTCAAAATACCGAAGATAAGGCCAGAGGACACGGTAATAATAGCCGACCCGATGATAGCCACCGGCTCAACGCTCATCAGGGTTCTTGAGGAGGTTAAGCGATACGGAAGGGCCAAGCGATACGTTATCGTGGGTGTTCTCGCCGCTCCAGAGGGGATAGAGAGGATAAAGAGGGCCTTTCCAGAGGTCGAAATCTTCGTTGCCAAGGTTGACAGGGAGCTGAACGACAGGGGCTACATCCTCCCCGGGCTCGGTGATGCCGGCGATAGGGCCTTTGGAGCACCTCTGACCTCCTCCCCGGCCTGAAGGG
This genomic window contains:
- the upp gene encoding uracil phosphoribosyltransferase yields the protein MKAERWDGVYSFEDSPFIMEILTGLRDERTGPIAFRKGLVKLGRYMAYEITKTMEVERVPVKTPLEETEGVIVKDRRNVVIITVLRAAIPLMEGLIKVLDHARVGIVSASRGKAPKFEIEMNYVKIPKIRPEDTVIIADPMIATGSTLIRVLEEVKRYGRAKRYVIVGVLAAPEGIERIKRAFPEVEIFVAKVDRELNDRGYILPGLGDAGDRAFGAPLTSSPA